A portion of the Microbaculum marinisediminis genome contains these proteins:
- a CDS encoding SPOR domain-containing protein → MAILSAAGALASMIDAPGRARMAALFDPAPDVQLAAGFATQTEIADLSAELTRLRSETRLLALEKEAMAIKIATLEDGFGPITGSIPDPAEPDLAELAPADLAPADPGPAGTPPEAAPAEPDRAAETAPRSVRTIEIGYVPRPGKQDRYATPPTPAPKPVATATPDDASVQAETAQADTAQAETDLAALASPTARVIPSAVGQTRFAVQLGTADSMDEVRQMWTAIANAHDILVGRLEPAVAIAEADETIRLRLLAGPFADAGDAIQVCSLLNERGVDCRAVRSEGQKLVMR, encoded by the coding sequence ATGGCTATCTTGTCGGCCGCCGGGGCGCTCGCTTCGATGATCGATGCGCCGGGCCGGGCGCGCATGGCTGCGCTTTTCGACCCGGCACCCGATGTGCAGCTAGCCGCGGGCTTCGCCACCCAGACAGAGATCGCCGACCTGTCGGCCGAGCTCACCCGGCTGCGCTCCGAGACCCGCCTGCTGGCGCTGGAAAAGGAAGCGATGGCGATCAAGATCGCCACGCTGGAAGACGGTTTCGGCCCGATCACCGGCTCCATTCCCGATCCCGCCGAGCCGGACCTCGCAGAACTGGCCCCCGCAGATCTGGCCCCCGCAGATCCGGGCCCCGCTGGAACCCCGCCGGAAGCAGCCCCCGCGGAACCGGACAGGGCCGCTGAAACTGCGCCCCGATCCGTGCGGACGATCGAAATCGGTTACGTGCCGCGTCCGGGCAAACAGGATCGCTACGCGACGCCGCCGACGCCCGCGCCGAAGCCGGTGGCAACCGCCACCCCGGACGATGCGTCGGTTCAGGCGGAGACCGCTCAGGCGGATACGGCTCAGGCGGAGACGGATCTCGCCGCGCTCGCCAGCCCGACCGCGCGCGTCATTCCCTCGGCGGTGGGCCAGACCCGTTTCGCCGTTCAGCTCGGCACCGCGGATTCGATGGACGAGGTCCGCCAGATGTGGACGGCGATCGCGAATGCGCACGACATCCTGGTCGGCCGGCTCGAGCCGGCGGTCGCGATCGCCGAGGCCGACGAAACGATCCGCCTGCGCCTGCTGGCGGGACCGTTCGCCGACGCCGGCGACGCGATCCAGGTCTGCAGCCTGCTCAACGAACGCGGCGTCGACTGCCGGGCGGTTCGCAGCGAGGGCCAGAAGCTCGTCATGC